One window from the genome of Nocardia higoensis encodes:
- a CDS encoding enoyl-CoA hydratase family protein yields the protein MSDPRPSEGAASRPASSEAGVPGGVSSDAATSDDAPSGVEVSAATPPLVRYEVRDRFAVLTLDSPRNRNALSTRLVAELLRGLDDAAADPAVRGVVLAHTGNTFCAGADLTEASDADPAVAADQRTRTMIGVLRRLVDLPKPVVAQIEGNVRAGGMGIVAGCDLVVAGPSSSFALTEVRIGLAPFMISLTLLPRLDPRAASRYYLTGEKFDAAVAQQIGLVTVTADDPAAEVARLCAELRKGAPQGLAEAKRLVNAAVLAEFDRSAEELARRSASFFGTPEVREGMTAFLQRRPPHWAE from the coding sequence ATGTCTGATCCCCGGCCGTCCGAAGGCGCGGCGTCCCGTCCGGCCTCGTCCGAGGCCGGGGTTCCCGGGGGCGTCAGCTCCGATGCCGCGACCTCGGATGACGCGCCGTCGGGTGTGGAGGTGTCCGCTGCGACGCCGCCGCTGGTGCGCTACGAAGTCCGTGACCGTTTCGCGGTCCTGACCTTGGACTCCCCGCGCAACCGGAACGCACTGTCGACCCGCCTGGTCGCCGAACTGCTGCGCGGTCTCGACGACGCGGCGGCCGACCCGGCGGTGCGCGGCGTCGTGCTCGCCCACACCGGCAACACCTTCTGCGCCGGCGCCGATCTCACCGAGGCGAGCGACGCCGATCCCGCCGTGGCTGCCGACCAGCGGACCAGGACCATGATCGGTGTCCTGCGCAGGCTGGTGGACCTGCCCAAGCCGGTCGTGGCGCAGATCGAGGGCAACGTCCGCGCGGGCGGTATGGGCATCGTGGCCGGCTGCGACCTGGTCGTGGCGGGCCCGTCCAGCTCCTTCGCCCTCACCGAAGTGCGCATCGGCCTGGCCCCGTTCATGATCTCGCTGACCCTGCTCCCGCGGCTGGATCCCCGCGCGGCGAGCCGCTACTACCTGACCGGCGAGAAATTCGACGCCGCCGTCGCCCAACAGATCGGCCTGGTCACGGTCACCGCCGACGACCCCGCCGCCGAGGTCGCCCGGCTGTGTGCCGAACTGCGCAAAGGCGCGCCGCAGGGCTTGGCCGAGGCGAAGCGGCTGGTCAACGCCGCCGTCCTCGCCGAGTTCGATCGCTCCGCGGAGGAATTGGCGCGACGCTCGGCCTCGTTCTTCGGAACCCCGGAGGTGCGCGAGGGCATGACGGCCTTCTTGCAGCGCCGGCCGCCGCACTGGGCAGAATGA
- a CDS encoding TetR/AcrR family transcriptional regulator: MATPHEPKQDRSRATRQRLLEATIDCLAEMGWAAATVAVVAERAGVSRGAAQHHFPTREELITAALEYMFDVRTEQALSEAGALSEHLDGIARTEAVVTGLVESCTSPLFKAALQVWTHAAADPALRERIVPLEAHFGRASHRRAVEALRVDDSDPVTHHLVQATLDLARGLGLADVLTDDSQRRKQIVKQWAATLHTALATTSAVNLG; the protein is encoded by the coding sequence ATGGCGACACCGCACGAACCCAAGCAGGACCGCAGCCGGGCCACCCGGCAGCGGCTGCTCGAGGCGACCATCGACTGCCTGGCCGAAATGGGCTGGGCCGCGGCCACGGTCGCGGTGGTCGCCGAACGCGCGGGCGTCTCCCGTGGCGCGGCCCAGCACCACTTCCCGACCAGGGAAGAGCTCATCACCGCCGCCCTCGAGTACATGTTCGACGTCCGCACCGAACAAGCCCTCAGCGAAGCGGGAGCCCTCTCCGAGCATCTCGACGGCATCGCCCGCACCGAGGCGGTCGTCACCGGCCTGGTCGAATCCTGCACCAGCCCCTTGTTCAAAGCGGCCCTCCAGGTCTGGACCCACGCCGCCGCCGACCCCGCCCTCCGTGAACGCATCGTCCCCCTGGAAGCCCACTTCGGCCGAGCCTCCCACCGCCGCGCCGTGGAAGCCCTCCGAGTCGACGACTCCGATCCCGTCACCCACCACCTCGTCCAGGCCACCCTCGACCTCGCCCGTGGTCTCGGCCTGGCCGACGTGCTGACCGACGACTCGCAGCGGCGTAAGCAGATCGTCAAGCAGTGGGCCGCCACCCTCCACACGGCACTCGCCACGACATCGGCCGTGAACCTCGGTTGA
- a CDS encoding DinB family protein, with protein sequence MTIDERPMPPLNADERATLESWLDFYRTTLVMKCRGLDDAQLRIASAAPSPLTLLGLVQHMAEVERNWFRRVLAGESAPPIHDPRADTAGHDGGFAVFDHSSYDTALAVWQDEIAHARRNCATRHLDDTSPFMDSQVSLRWIYTHMIAEYARHCGHADLIRERIDGTTGL encoded by the coding sequence GTGACGATCGATGAACGGCCCATGCCGCCGCTGAACGCCGACGAGCGCGCCACGCTGGAATCGTGGCTCGACTTCTACCGCACAACGCTGGTGATGAAGTGCCGGGGACTCGACGACGCTCAGTTGCGTATCGCCTCCGCGGCGCCCTCTCCGCTGACCTTGCTCGGCTTGGTTCAGCACATGGCCGAGGTCGAACGCAACTGGTTCCGCAGGGTCCTCGCGGGGGAGTCCGCCCCGCCGATCCACGACCCGCGCGCCGACACTGCCGGGCACGACGGCGGCTTCGCGGTGTTCGACCATTCGTCCTACGACACCGCCCTGGCCGTCTGGCAGGACGAGATCGCCCACGCCCGCCGCAATTGCGCCACCCGCCACCTGGACGACACGAGTCCGTTCATGGACAGCCAGGTGAGTCTGCGCTGGATCTACACGCACATGATCGCCGAGTACGCCCGCCACTGCGGCCACGCCGACCTCATCCGCGAACGCATCGACGGAACCACAGGCCTCTGA
- a CDS encoding MarR family winged helix-turn-helix transcriptional regulator — translation MSSPNSVRIQRALQSALVNAVLGNERIAREFGLLVTDLQTLHLLVLREDVRTPKRLSQTTGLPTSTVTRVLDRLENAGYLRRAHDPGDRRRVNIELDWEQIAPIISRYGQHTETLYQANAEFTEEELGIVARYLERTGETF, via the coding sequence GTGTCCAGCCCCAACAGCGTCCGTATCCAGCGCGCCCTGCAGAGCGCCCTGGTCAACGCCGTGCTCGGAAACGAGCGCATCGCACGGGAATTCGGCCTGCTGGTCACCGATCTGCAGACGCTGCACCTGCTCGTCCTGCGCGAAGACGTGCGCACCCCGAAGCGACTCAGCCAGACCACCGGCTTGCCGACCAGTACCGTGACGCGAGTTCTGGATCGACTCGAAAACGCCGGCTACCTGCGGCGCGCGCACGATCCCGGCGATCGTCGGCGGGTCAACATCGAACTCGACTGGGAGCAGATCGCACCGATCATCAGCCGCTACGGGCAACACACCGAGACCCTCTACCAGGCCAACGCCGAGTTCACCGAAGAAGAACTGGGTATCGTCGCCCGCTACCTGGAGCGGACCGGCGAAACCTTCTGA
- a CDS encoding nitroreductase/quinone reductase family protein: protein MSDVGALPGWLKPANHVVKFLHRLGVPLGTIHIITIPGRVSGEPRSTPVSPLTVDGRRYVIAGLANCSWAKNARAAAHGTLSKGRARADITLTEVTDPAMREKVMTAFPAEVPHGVQFFIRIGVVESADPAEFGAAADKVAVFEIRPAAGTSSNR from the coding sequence ATGTCGGATGTAGGGGCGTTGCCCGGATGGTTGAAGCCCGCGAACCACGTCGTGAAGTTCTTGCACCGCCTCGGCGTCCCGCTCGGCACCATCCACATCATCACGATCCCCGGCCGCGTTTCCGGCGAGCCGAGATCGACGCCGGTCTCACCGCTGACGGTGGACGGACGGCGATATGTCATCGCGGGACTGGCGAATTGCAGCTGGGCGAAGAACGCCAGGGCCGCTGCTCACGGCACGCTGAGCAAAGGGCGTGCGCGTGCGGACATCACTCTTACCGAAGTCACCGATCCGGCGATGCGAGAGAAAGTCATGACCGCCTTCCCCGCCGAGGTGCCGCACGGCGTGCAGTTCTTCATTCGCATCGGCGTGGTCGAGAGCGCCGACCCCGCCGAATTCGGCGCGGCCGCCGACAAAGTCGCTGTGTTCGAGATTCGCCCGGCCGCGGGCACGTCTTCGAACCGTTGA